A genomic window from Variovorax paradoxus includes:
- a CDS encoding hydroxymethylglutaryl-CoA lyase — MIHAFLPPSAVVREVGLRDGLQSIARVLPTERKLEWIRDAYAAGQREIEVGSFVPAHLLPQLADTAELLAYAKTLPELFASVLVPNLKGAERAIEGGADLMVVPLSASHAHSLANLRKTPDEVVAEVGRMRAARDAAGSKTLIDGGVGTAFGCTLQGHVEPDEVLRLMQALLDAGADRVSLADTVGYADPAMVRSLFERALRIAGDRLWCGHFHDTRGMGLANAYAALEVGITRFDACLAGIGGCPHAPGASGNVDTEDLVFMLESMGVATGVDLPKLLDLRRRVAGWLEGETLQGTVWRAGFPKTFSATAGVTA, encoded by the coding sequence TTGATTCACGCCTTCCTGCCGCCGAGCGCGGTCGTCCGCGAAGTGGGCCTGCGCGACGGGCTCCAGAGCATCGCGCGCGTACTGCCCACCGAACGCAAGCTCGAATGGATCCGCGACGCGTACGCGGCCGGACAGCGCGAGATCGAGGTCGGCTCGTTCGTACCGGCGCATCTGCTGCCGCAGCTTGCGGACACAGCCGAACTGCTGGCCTATGCCAAGACCTTGCCGGAGCTCTTCGCCTCGGTGCTCGTGCCCAACCTCAAAGGCGCCGAACGAGCCATCGAGGGCGGGGCCGACCTGATGGTCGTGCCGCTTTCGGCCAGCCACGCGCACAGCCTCGCCAACCTGCGCAAGACGCCCGACGAGGTGGTGGCCGAGGTCGGGCGCATGCGCGCGGCGCGCGATGCGGCAGGCTCCAAAACGCTGATCGACGGCGGCGTGGGCACGGCCTTCGGCTGCACGCTGCAGGGCCACGTCGAGCCGGACGAGGTGCTGCGGCTGATGCAGGCGCTGCTCGACGCCGGCGCTGACCGCGTGAGCCTCGCTGACACTGTGGGTTATGCCGATCCGGCGATGGTGCGCAGCCTGTTCGAGCGCGCCTTGCGCATCGCGGGCGACCGGCTGTGGTGCGGCCATTTCCACGACACGCGCGGTATGGGGCTCGCGAATGCGTATGCCGCGCTGGAAGTCGGCATCACGCGCTTCGACGCCTGCCTGGCCGGCATCGGCGGCTGCCCGCATGCGCCAGGCGCCAGTGGCAATGTCGATACCGAAGACCTTGTCTTCATGCTCGAGAGCATGGGCGTTGCGACCGGCGTCGATCTGCCGAAATTGCTCGACCTGCGCCGGCGCGTGGCGGGCTGGCTCGAAGGCGAGACTTTGCAGGGCACGGTGTGGCGCGCGGGCTTTCCGAAGACCTTTTCTGCGACGGCGGGAGTCACGGCATGA
- a CDS encoding CaiB/BaiF CoA transferase family protein: MSTTGTEEKRLPLTGIRVVEFTHMVMGPTCGMVLADLGAEVIKVEPIDGDRTRHLLGAGAGFFPMFNRNKKSIALDLRHPQGLEAALRLCATADVVAQNFKPGTMDKYGLGYAALGKLNPRLVYVNHTGFLPGPYEHRTALDEVVQMMGGLAYMTGRPGDPLRAGTSVNDIMGGMFGAIGAIAALMQRAETGKGQEVQSALFENNVFLVGQHMLQYAITGQAAAPMPDRISAWALYDVFTVKDGEQIFLAAVSDAQWNTFCDALGFDDLRADSALRTNNDRVRLRPTLLADLRERLAGHSAAELSAIFEARGLPFAPITRPEDLYDDPHLKATGGLADIRLPDGERAGEMAQTTLFPITLGGERLGVRLHPPTLGEHTRELLTELGYAREQVDALHADSAVA, encoded by the coding sequence ATGAGCACGACAGGCACTGAAGAAAAGCGCCTGCCGCTCACCGGCATCCGTGTGGTCGAGTTCACCCACATGGTCATGGGCCCGACCTGCGGCATGGTGCTCGCTGATCTGGGCGCGGAGGTCATCAAGGTCGAGCCCATCGATGGCGACCGCACGCGGCACCTGTTGGGCGCGGGCGCGGGCTTCTTCCCCATGTTCAACCGCAACAAGAAGAGCATCGCGCTCGATCTGCGGCACCCGCAGGGGCTGGAAGCCGCGCTGCGCCTGTGTGCCACGGCCGATGTGGTGGCGCAGAACTTCAAGCCCGGCACCATGGACAAGTACGGCCTGGGCTACGCCGCGCTCGGCAAACTCAACCCGCGCCTCGTATACGTCAACCACACGGGCTTCTTGCCAGGCCCTTATGAGCACCGCACTGCGCTCGACGAGGTGGTGCAGATGATGGGCGGACTGGCCTACATGACCGGCCGCCCCGGCGATCCACTGCGCGCGGGCACCAGCGTCAACGACATCATGGGCGGCATGTTCGGTGCCATCGGCGCCATCGCTGCGCTGATGCAGCGCGCCGAGACCGGCAAGGGGCAGGAGGTGCAGTCTGCATTGTTCGAGAACAACGTGTTCCTGGTCGGGCAGCACATGCTGCAGTACGCGATCACCGGGCAGGCGGCGGCGCCGATGCCCGATCGCATCTCGGCCTGGGCGCTGTACGACGTGTTCACCGTGAAGGACGGCGAGCAGATCTTCCTGGCCGCCGTGAGCGACGCGCAGTGGAACACTTTCTGCGACGCGCTGGGCTTCGACGACCTGAGGGCCGACTCCGCCTTGCGAACCAACAACGACCGCGTGCGCCTGCGGCCCACGCTGCTCGCCGACTTGCGCGAGCGCCTGGCCGGGCATTCGGCGGCGGAGCTGTCGGCGATCTTCGAGGCCAGGGGGCTGCCGTTCGCGCCGATCACGCGGCCCGAAGACCTCTACGACGACCCGCACCTGAAGGCCACCGGCGGCCTGGCGGACATCCGCCTGCCGGACGGCGAGCGTGCCGGAGAAATGGCGCAGACGACGCTGTTCCCGATCACGCTCGGCGGCGAACGCCTCGGCGTGCGGTTGCATCCGCCGACGCTGGGCGAGCACACGCGCGAGTTGCTGACCGAACTGGGCTATGCGCGTGAGCAGGTCGATGCGCTACACGCCGATTCGGCGGTGGCCTGA
- a CDS encoding tripartite tricarboxylate transporter substrate binding protein, with translation MTKTLSPMNRRAVLGLGACAAVVAACPALAQSSDKPIRFILPISAGSGVDTIVRAASVALGKAFGQPVVIENLPGAGGITGAAAIVKAAPDGLTLGMVSNNHVINPAVFKKMPFDAINDVTPISVVGATPLVLVVNPKLPAKNVKELVALLRAKPEGYNYASSGNGTIIHLAGEMFMDEAGVKARHIPYKGTGPMVTDMIAGQVEMGVVALPAVQQHIKSGALRAIGLCSAARSPAAPDIPTIAEQGLPNYAVEGWFAVIGPPKMQAADVQRVHDAVAAAFTSAEVRDAMDKQGNVIKPTTPEQAASYFRSEASRYAVLVKKANVVLE, from the coding sequence ATGACCAAGACACTTTCCCCGATGAACCGCCGCGCGGTGCTAGGCCTCGGCGCGTGCGCCGCCGTGGTGGCCGCATGCCCGGCGCTTGCGCAGAGCTCCGACAAACCCATTCGCTTCATCCTGCCGATCAGCGCGGGCTCGGGCGTTGACACCATCGTGCGCGCTGCATCGGTCGCGCTCGGCAAGGCCTTCGGCCAGCCGGTGGTGATCGAGAACCTGCCGGGCGCGGGCGGCATCACCGGCGCCGCGGCCATCGTCAAGGCCGCGCCCGACGGGCTCACACTGGGCATGGTGTCGAACAACCACGTCATCAACCCGGCAGTGTTCAAGAAGATGCCCTTCGACGCGATCAACGACGTCACGCCGATCAGCGTGGTGGGCGCGACGCCGCTGGTGCTGGTGGTGAACCCGAAGCTGCCCGCGAAGAACGTGAAGGAGCTGGTCGCGCTGCTGCGCGCGAAGCCCGAGGGCTACAACTACGCCTCGTCGGGCAACGGCACCATCATTCACCTGGCCGGCGAGATGTTCATGGACGAGGCCGGCGTGAAGGCGCGGCACATTCCCTACAAGGGCACCGGGCCGATGGTGACCGACATGATCGCGGGGCAGGTCGAGATGGGCGTGGTCGCGCTGCCGGCCGTGCAGCAGCACATCAAGAGCGGGGCGTTGCGCGCCATCGGCCTGTGCAGCGCCGCGCGCTCGCCAGCCGCGCCGGACATTCCGACCATCGCGGAGCAGGGATTGCCGAACTACGCGGTCGAAGGCTGGTTCGCGGTGATCGGCCCGCCGAAGATGCAGGCGGCCGATGTCCAGCGCGTGCACGACGCGGTGGCCGCCGCGTTCACCAGCGCCGAGGTGCGCGATGCGATGGACAAGCAGGGCAACGTCATCAAGCCCACGACACCGGAGCAGGCCGCGAGCTACTTCCGCAGCGAGGCGTCGCGCTATGCCGTGCTCGTGAAGAAGGCGAACGTGGTGCTGGAGTAA
- a CDS encoding HPP family protein: MRFETFLTHARAWLPGRTTVDARERLRAVAGAGLGLLVTALLCRWLAGPLAASVWLIAPLGASAVLVFAVPASPLAQPWSVIGGNTLSAVVGIAAANWIPDPALGAAVAVAGAIGLMFSARCLHPPGGAAALLAVLTHTTHFSSALFPFFTNSLLLVLAGVAYNSLTGRRYPHVQVARPPASDARFSQADIDAVLARYNQVLDISRDDLQSLIQQTELESYKRRLGTLHCADIMSRTPVSVEFGTPLQEAWALMHERRIKALPITDRTRRVVGIVTQADFFRQLDLQHHEGIAGKLRDLIRATRTVMSNKPEVVGQIMTRQVRVASADRPVVDLVPLFSEGGHHHIPIIDGEKRLAGMITQSDFVRALYRAVAPA, translated from the coding sequence ATGCGCTTCGAAACATTCCTGACCCATGCGCGCGCCTGGCTGCCGGGCCGCACCACCGTCGATGCCCGCGAACGCTTGCGCGCAGTGGCGGGCGCGGGCCTCGGCCTGCTGGTCACTGCGCTGCTGTGCCGCTGGCTGGCCGGCCCGCTCGCCGCCTCTGTCTGGTTGATCGCGCCGCTGGGCGCCAGCGCCGTGCTGGTGTTCGCGGTTCCGGCCAGCCCACTCGCGCAACCGTGGTCGGTCATCGGCGGCAACACGCTGTCAGCGGTGGTCGGCATCGCGGCCGCCAACTGGATTCCCGACCCGGCACTGGGCGCTGCCGTCGCAGTGGCCGGCGCCATCGGCCTGATGTTCAGCGCACGCTGCCTGCACCCGCCGGGTGGCGCCGCAGCCTTGCTCGCGGTGCTGACGCACACCACGCATTTCTCGTCCGCCCTGTTCCCCTTCTTCACCAACTCGCTGCTGCTGGTGCTGGCCGGCGTGGCCTACAACTCGCTGACCGGTCGGCGCTATCCGCATGTGCAGGTGGCGCGCCCGCCTGCGTCCGATGCGCGCTTCAGCCAGGCCGACATCGACGCCGTGCTGGCCCGCTACAACCAGGTGCTGGACATCAGCCGCGACGACCTCCAATCGCTGATCCAGCAGACCGAGCTCGAGTCATACAAGCGGCGCCTGGGCACGCTGCACTGCGCCGACATCATGTCGCGCACGCCGGTCTCGGTGGAGTTCGGCACGCCGCTGCAGGAGGCGTGGGCGCTGATGCACGAGCGCCGCATCAAGGCCCTGCCCATCACCGACCGCACGCGCCGCGTGGTGGGCATCGTCACGCAGGCCGACTTCTTCCGCCAACTCGACCTGCAGCATCACGAGGGCATTGCCGGCAAGCTGCGCGACCTGATCCGCGCCACGCGCACCGTGATGTCGAACAAGCCCGAGGTGGTCGGCCAGATCATGACGCGCCAGGTACGCGTGGCCAGCGCCGACCGGCCCGTGGTCGACCTGGTGCCGCTGTTCTCCGAGGGCGGGCACCACCACATCCCGATCATCGATGGCGAGAAGCGCCTCGCGGGGATGATCACGCAGTCGGATTTCGTGCGCGCGCTCTACCGCGCGGTTGCGCCGGCGTAG
- a CDS encoding multidrug effflux MFS transporter: MNPDADKLWQAPRWALAVLLAVLGMLGPFSIDTYIPAFSGIAQSIGATPAEMQQTLSAYLFGFAFMNLFHGALSDSFGRRPVVLWGLAVFTLASLGCALSQNITQLVLFRGLQGLSTGAGIVVSRAVIRDMFPPAEAQRVMSQVTIYFGVAPAIAPIVGGFLFVHAGWHAVFWFLVAVGVVLFTANYKLLPETLHKDHRQPFQVRHLMRGYWDLCSDPRFLLLAFASGVPFNGMFLYVLAAPAFLGDHLALQPQQFFWFFLLTIGGIMLGARASGRMAGKVAPKRQIRDGFVIMLATSVVNVVANTFFQAHVAWALWPLAVFAFGWALMVPVVTLLVLDLHPERRGMASSLQAVIGSTANGIVAGAVAPLVMHSTLALALTSMGMLAIGLVAWVWLHDRWPEIGRMVAHEG, from the coding sequence ATGAATCCCGATGCAGACAAACTCTGGCAGGCCCCGCGCTGGGCGCTTGCCGTGCTGCTCGCGGTGCTCGGCATGCTCGGGCCCTTTTCCATCGACACCTACATCCCGGCCTTCTCGGGCATTGCACAGTCCATTGGCGCGACGCCGGCCGAGATGCAGCAGACGCTTTCGGCCTACCTGTTCGGCTTCGCGTTCATGAACCTGTTCCACGGCGCGCTGTCGGACAGCTTCGGCCGCCGCCCCGTGGTGCTGTGGGGCCTGGCAGTGTTCACGCTCGCCTCGCTGGGCTGCGCGCTGTCGCAGAACATCACGCAGTTGGTGCTGTTCCGCGGGCTGCAGGGCCTGTCGACCGGCGCCGGCATCGTGGTCTCGCGCGCGGTGATCCGCGACATGTTCCCGCCCGCCGAGGCGCAGCGGGTCATGAGCCAGGTCACGATCTACTTCGGCGTGGCGCCAGCCATCGCGCCCATCGTGGGCGGCTTCCTGTTCGTGCACGCGGGCTGGCACGCCGTGTTCTGGTTCCTGGTGGCGGTGGGCGTGGTGCTGTTCACGGCCAACTACAAGCTGCTGCCCGAGACACTGCACAAGGACCACCGCCAGCCCTTCCAGGTGCGCCACCTGATGCGCGGCTACTGGGACCTGTGCTCCGACCCGCGCTTCCTGCTGCTGGCCTTTGCGAGCGGCGTGCCCTTCAACGGCATGTTCCTCTACGTGCTGGCCGCGCCCGCATTCCTCGGCGACCACCTCGCGCTGCAGCCGCAGCAGTTCTTCTGGTTCTTCCTGCTGACCATCGGCGGCATCATGCTCGGCGCGCGCGCCAGCGGCCGCATGGCCGGCAAGGTCGCGCCCAAGCGGCAGATCCGCGACGGCTTCGTCATCATGCTGGCCACCTCGGTGGTCAACGTGGTGGCCAACACCTTCTTCCAGGCGCACGTGGCCTGGGCGCTGTGGCCGCTCGCGGTGTTCGCCTTCGGCTGGGCGCTGATGGTGCCGGTGGTCACGCTGCTGGTGCTCGACCTGCACCCCGAGCGCCGCGGCATGGCCTCGTCGCTACAGGCCGTGATCGGCTCCACCGCCAACGGCATCGTGGCCGGCGCGGTGGCGCCGCTGGTGATGCATTCGACGCTCGCGCTGGCGCTGACCTCCATGGGCATGCTCGCCATCGGGCTGGTCGCCTGGGTGTGGCTGCATGACCGCTGGCCCGAGATCGGGCGCATGGTGGCGCACGAAGGCTGA
- the rpoD gene encoding RNA polymerase sigma factor RpoD → MPTKSTSLDDPKKAAAPAAKKVGRPPKAAGAATPATGAKRGRKPKADKEAPESDVDLSDIEDDLAGDEPAVATTTEEKVKPLRMKISKAKERALMKEFGLDETVLSEEDLAKRRSRLKTLITLGKTRGYLTHGEISDHLPDKLVDAETMEVVVTMLNDMGVAVYEQTPDAETLLLNNTAPTATTVEEAEEEAEAALSTVDSEFGRTTDPVRMYMREMGTVELLTREGEIEIAKRIEGGLMAMMEAISASPATIAAILEMAATIREGKVVISTIVDGFSNPNEADDYVAEEDFDEFDEEDDDDGKGGSKALTKKLEELKREALDRFDRIAGMFEKIHKIYEKEGYGTPAYVKAQQAVSDELMTIRFTAKTIEKLCDLVRTQVDDVRKKERELRRIIVDKCGFPQDEFIRDFSGYDKNGNRIASNLLNLKWVEKQAAAGKPWSTVLARNIPPVQELQQKLADIQSRVVVPLSELKDINKRMNEGESSSRDAKKEMIEANLRLVISIAKKYTNRGLQFLDLIQEGNIGLMKAVDKFEYRRGYKFSTYATWWIRQAITRSIADQARTIRIPVHMIETINKMNRISRQHLQEFGFEPDAGILAAKMEIPEDKIRKIMKIAKEPISMETPIGDDDDSHLGDFIEDSSNTAPIEAAMQAGLRDVVKDILDSLTPREAKVLRMRFGIEMSTDHTLEEVGKQFDVTRERIRQIEAKALRKLKHPSRSDKLRSFIDTL, encoded by the coding sequence GTGCCCACGAAATCGACCTCTCTCGACGATCCCAAAAAAGCAGCCGCCCCCGCAGCCAAGAAAGTCGGCCGCCCGCCCAAGGCCGCCGGCGCCGCCACGCCCGCCACCGGCGCCAAGCGCGGCCGCAAGCCCAAGGCTGACAAGGAAGCCCCCGAGAGCGACGTCGACCTGTCGGACATCGAAGACGACCTGGCCGGCGACGAGCCCGCGGTTGCCACGACCACCGAAGAGAAGGTCAAGCCGCTGCGCATGAAGATCAGCAAGGCGAAGGAACGCGCCTTGATGAAGGAGTTCGGCCTCGACGAGACCGTGCTCTCCGAAGAAGACCTGGCCAAGCGCCGCTCGCGCCTGAAGACCCTGATCACGCTGGGCAAGACCCGCGGCTACCTCACGCACGGCGAAATCTCCGACCACTTGCCCGACAAGCTGGTCGACGCCGAGACCATGGAAGTCGTGGTCACCATGCTCAACGACATGGGCGTGGCGGTGTACGAGCAGACGCCCGACGCCGAAACCCTGCTGCTGAACAACACCGCGCCCACCGCCACCACGGTGGAAGAAGCCGAGGAAGAAGCCGAAGCCGCTCTCTCCACGGTGGACAGCGAATTCGGCCGCACCACCGACCCGGTCCGCATGTACATGCGCGAAATGGGCACGGTCGAGCTGCTGACGCGCGAAGGCGAAATCGAAATCGCCAAGCGCATCGAAGGCGGCCTGATGGCCATGATGGAAGCCATTTCGGCCTCCCCCGCCACCATCGCCGCGATCCTCGAAATGGCCGCGACGATTCGTGAAGGCAAGGTCGTCATCTCGACCATCGTCGACGGCTTCTCGAACCCCAACGAGGCCGACGACTACGTGGCCGAAGAAGACTTCGACGAGTTCGACGAGGAAGACGACGACGACGGCAAGGGCGGCTCCAAGGCCCTGACCAAGAAGCTCGAAGAACTCAAGCGTGAAGCGCTCGATCGCTTCGACCGCATCGCCGGCATGTTCGAGAAGATCCACAAGATCTACGAGAAGGAAGGCTACGGCACGCCGGCGTACGTCAAGGCCCAACAGGCCGTGTCCGACGAGCTGATGACCATCCGCTTCACCGCCAAGACCATCGAGAAGCTGTGCGACCTGGTGCGCACGCAGGTGGACGACGTGCGCAAGAAGGAACGCGAACTGCGCCGCATCATCGTGGACAAGTGCGGCTTCCCGCAGGACGAGTTCATCCGCGACTTCAGCGGCTACGACAAGAACGGCAACCGCATCGCCTCCAACCTGCTCAACCTGAAGTGGGTCGAGAAGCAGGCCGCCGCCGGCAAGCCCTGGAGCACGGTGCTCGCGCGCAACATCCCGCCGGTGCAAGAGTTGCAGCAGAAGCTCGCCGACATCCAGTCGCGCGTGGTGGTGCCGCTGTCCGAGCTGAAGGACATCAACAAGCGCATGAACGAAGGCGAATCGTCTTCGCGCGACGCCAAGAAGGAAATGATCGAGGCCAACCTGCGCCTCGTGATCTCCATCGCCAAGAAGTACACCAACCGCGGCCTGCAGTTCCTTGACCTGATCCAGGAAGGCAACATCGGCCTGATGAAGGCGGTCGACAAGTTCGAATACCGTCGCGGCTACAAATTCTCGACGTACGCGACGTGGTGGATCCGCCAGGCCATCACCCGCTCGATTGCCGACCAGGCGCGCACCATCCGCATCCCGGTGCACATGATCGAGACGATCAACAAGATGAACCGCATCTCGCGCCAGCACTTGCAGGAGTTCGGCTTCGAGCCCGACGCCGGCATCCTGGCCGCGAAGATGGAGATTCCGGAAGACAAGATCCGCAAGATCATGAAGATCGCGAAGGAGCCGATCTCGATGGAAACCCCCATCGGCGACGACGACGATTCGCACCTGGGCGACTTCATCGAGGACAGCAGCAACACGGCTCCTATCGAAGCCGCGATGCAGGCCGGCCTGCGCGACGTGGTCAAGGACATCCTGGACAGCCTCACGCCGCGCGAAGCCAAGGTGCTGCGCATGCGCTTCGGCATCGAGATGAGCACGGACCACACGCTGGAAGAAGTCGGCAAGCAGTTCGACGTGACCCGCGAGCGCATCCGCCAGATCGAGGCGAAGGCACTGCGCAAGCTCAAGCATCCGTCGCGTTCGGACAAGCTGCGCAGCTTTATTGATACGCTCTAA
- the dnaG gene encoding DNA primase produces MTIPASFIQELIARADVVEIVGRYVQLKKAGANFMGLCPFHGEKSPSFSVSPTKQFYHCFGCGVHGNAIGFLMEHAGMGFVEAVHDLAGQYGLQVPEDDASPAERARAASQRQKQATLTDVLEKAGDAYRKHLRQAPGAIEYLKGRGVSGEVAKQFGIGYAPAGWRALASVFPDYDDPLLAESGLVIVNNEEGKLSDEEAKRYDRFRDRVMFPIRNVKGECIGFGGRVLGDEKPKYLNSPETPVFSKGRELYGLYEARAAFRDRGYALVTEGYMDVVALAQLGFPNAVATLGTACTTEHVQKLFRFTESVVFSFDGDAAGRRAARKALDGALPYATDVRSIKFLFLPAEHDPDSFIREHGAEAFARFVSEATPLSRFMLEAAREGCDLTTAEGRAHMTSNVRPLWSAMPDGALKRQLLSEIATLVQLDAPALSELWASTPGPRKAGGAPVPQRQGEPSGYGGGSGGDDYYPDMPPPQDYEPPRYESDSKPRFQQRKFVKGKRWGGKFEEPIEPLRGRGAPPSRPDVAVRLLLSNMAQWEALSHELHVMLCDLPGQHGALFTWLDSQLHEHGVQPWAALREGLRGLDFEPLAERLMSVSEAGPVPEGEEAQHLADAARELSSVLDFMLDDLLKAQQSEAIAAVGKDPKALERYKALETRRLELRARLRASGSETA; encoded by the coding sequence ATGACCATCCCCGCTTCATTCATCCAGGAACTCATCGCGCGCGCCGATGTGGTCGAGATCGTCGGCCGTTATGTGCAGCTCAAGAAAGCCGGCGCCAATTTCATGGGGCTGTGCCCGTTCCACGGTGAGAAATCGCCCTCTTTCTCCGTCAGCCCGACCAAGCAGTTCTATCACTGCTTCGGCTGCGGGGTGCATGGCAACGCCATCGGCTTTCTGATGGAGCATGCGGGCATGGGCTTCGTCGAGGCGGTGCACGACCTCGCCGGCCAGTACGGCCTGCAGGTGCCTGAGGACGACGCCTCCCCCGCCGAGCGCGCCCGCGCCGCCAGCCAGCGCCAGAAGCAGGCCACACTGACCGACGTGCTCGAAAAAGCCGGCGACGCCTACCGCAAGCACCTGCGCCAGGCACCCGGCGCCATCGAATATCTGAAGGGCCGCGGTGTCTCGGGCGAGGTGGCCAAGCAGTTCGGCATCGGCTATGCGCCGGCCGGCTGGCGCGCGCTGGCCAGCGTTTTCCCCGACTACGACGACCCGCTGCTCGCCGAGAGCGGGCTGGTGATCGTCAACAACGAGGAAGGCAAGCTCAGCGACGAAGAAGCCAAGCGCTACGACCGCTTCCGCGACCGGGTGATGTTCCCGATCCGCAACGTGAAGGGCGAATGCATTGGCTTCGGTGGCCGCGTGCTGGGCGACGAGAAGCCCAAATACCTGAACTCGCCCGAAACGCCGGTGTTCAGCAAGGGCCGCGAGCTCTACGGCCTCTACGAAGCCCGCGCGGCCTTCCGCGACCGCGGCTATGCGCTCGTCACCGAGGGCTACATGGACGTGGTGGCGCTGGCCCAGCTCGGTTTTCCAAACGCGGTGGCCACGCTCGGCACGGCCTGCACCACGGAGCACGTGCAGAAGCTCTTCCGCTTCACCGAATCGGTGGTGTTCAGCTTCGACGGCGACGCCGCCGGCCGCCGCGCCGCGCGCAAGGCGCTCGACGGTGCCCTGCCCTATGCCACCGACGTGCGCAGCATCAAGTTTCTGTTCCTGCCGGCCGAGCACGACCCCGACAGCTTCATCCGCGAGCACGGCGCCGAGGCCTTCGCCCGCTTCGTCAGCGAGGCCACGCCGCTGTCGCGCTTCATGCTCGAGGCCGCCCGCGAAGGCTGCGACCTGACCACCGCCGAGGGCCGCGCCCACATGACGAGCAACGTGCGCCCGCTCTGGAGCGCCATGCCCGACGGCGCGCTCAAGCGGCAACTGCTGAGCGAGATCGCGACGCTGGTGCAGCTCGACGCGCCAGCGCTGTCGGAGCTCTGGGCCTCCACGCCCGGGCCGCGCAAGGCTGGCGGCGCACCCGTGCCGCAGCGCCAAGGCGAGCCCTCCGGCTACGGTGGCGGTAGTGGCGGTGACGACTACTACCCGGACATGCCCCCGCCGCAGGACTACGAGCCGCCGCGCTATGAAAGCGATAGCAAGCCCAGGTTCCAGCAACGCAAGTTCGTCAAGGGCAAGCGCTGGGGCGGCAAGTTCGAGGAACCCATCGAGCCCCTGCGCGGACGCGGCGCCCCGCCCAGCCGCCCGGACGTGGCAGTACGGCTGCTGCTGTCGAACATGGCGCAATGGGAAGCCCTGTCGCACGAGCTCCACGTGATGCTGTGCGACTTGCCCGGCCAGCACGGCGCGCTCTTCACCTGGCTCGACAGCCAGCTGCACGAGCACGGTGTCCAGCCCTGGGCGGCCCTGCGCGAAGGCCTGCGCGGACTCGACTTCGAGCCGCTGGCCGAGCGGCTGATGTCCGTCTCCGAGGCCGGCCCGGTGCCCGAGGGCGAGGAGGCGCAGCATCTGGCCGACGCCGCCCGCGAACTCTCCAGCGTGCTCGATTTCATGCTCGACGACCTTCTCAAGGCCCAGCAGAGCGAGGCCATCGCCGCCGTGGGAAAAGACCCGAAAGCCCTGGAGCGCTACAAGGCGCTGGAAACCCGACGGCTCGAATTGCGTGCCCGTTTGCGCGCCTCGGGTTCAGAAACTGCTTGA
- a CDS encoding YihY/virulence factor BrkB family protein, producing the protein MTTPKPLQHIAPLLRHPLRFAWDALKEFRANQGLLLAGAVAYYALLSIVPLLIVSVIALSHVIEQAELLRTIGQYLGWLLPGQSKAIVAELSSFLDHRDVLGPVLLVTMLFFSSLAFSVLESAMAVIFHHRKADHKRHFLVSVAMPYIYILCLCVGLLLVTLVSGALQLVGRESVDLLGRSWSLSGVSGLLLYLLGLGGEIFMLTSLYLVMPAGRMSLRHALLGGVTAALLWEATRRVLIWYFSTLSQVNVVYGSLTTAIVVLLSLEIAAMLVLLGAQVIANYERLDRTGSTKLPASEVSGEPIESLRPDESPRR; encoded by the coding sequence ATGACGACGCCCAAACCCCTGCAACACATCGCTCCGCTACTGCGCCACCCCCTGAGATTCGCCTGGGATGCGCTCAAGGAATTTCGCGCCAACCAGGGGCTGCTGCTCGCGGGGGCGGTGGCGTACTACGCGCTGCTGTCCATCGTGCCGCTGCTGATCGTGAGCGTGATCGCGCTGTCGCACGTCATCGAGCAGGCCGAGCTGTTGCGCACCATCGGACAGTACCTGGGCTGGCTGCTGCCGGGGCAGTCGAAGGCCATCGTGGCCGAACTGTCGAGCTTCCTGGACCATCGCGACGTGCTGGGGCCGGTGCTGTTGGTGACGATGCTCTTCTTCAGCTCGCTGGCCTTCAGCGTGCTCGAAAGCGCGATGGCGGTGATCTTTCACCACCGCAAGGCCGATCACAAGCGCCACTTCCTGGTGTCGGTGGCCATGCCGTACATCTACATCCTGTGCCTGTGCGTGGGGCTGCTGCTGGTCACGCTGGTGTCGGGCGCGCTGCAATTGGTGGGGCGGGAAAGCGTCGACCTGCTGGGGCGCAGCTGGTCGCTGTCGGGCGTTTCGGGGCTGCTGCTGTACCTGCTGGGGCTGGGCGGCGAGATCTTCATGCTGACCTCGCTCTACCTCGTGATGCCGGCCGGGCGCATGTCGCTGCGCCATGCGCTGCTGGGCGGCGTGACGGCCGCGCTGCTGTGGGAGGCCACGCGGCGCGTGCTGATCTGGTACTTCTCGACCTTGTCGCAGGTGAACGTGGTCTACGGCTCGCTCACCACGGCCATCGTGGTGCTGCTGAGCCTGGAGATCGCCGCCATGCTGGTGCTGCTCGGGGCTCAGGTGATCGCGAACTACGAGCGCCTGGACCGCACCGGCAGTACGAAGCTGCCGGCCTCCGAGGTCAGCGGGGAGCCAATCGAATCGCTCCGTCCAGACGAATCACCTCGCCGTTGA